A segment of the Hallerella succinigenes genome:
GGAAAATTTCATCTTTGAGTTTGGGGGAATTTTCTTCGGTTTTGGAATGTTCTCCATTTTTAAAATCCTTTGCTATCACGGTTTTAATTATATCCGATTAAAAGCTTTTGAGGCATCGCAAGCACCTTACGCTTATGCTTTGAACGGTTGAGACATGATGAACGCTTATGGGAAGCTTCCGTTACAGGGAAGGGTTGTTAGATTTCTGATGCGAAGAGGGTGGAGAATGCGGGATTCGGATTGTTGGAATCGTATGAGTTTAACCGCCCAGGTCGCAGGATTTTGCAGAATTTGATGCTTTTGTGGCAAAATACAACCTTCGATAAAGATCTGCATTTCGTAGGGGGAAAAGAAAATTCTAAAATTGGAGTATGGAGAAAATTTCTATAGCCGCATTCGCTTTTTGCCTTTCGACATCCGCGCTTTTCGCGATGGATTCAGAAGAACGTTTGACCGCTCAGGAAGAAGAACTTCGTTTGGTTCAGGAAACTTATGATACGCGTATCAACGAAGTCATGGAGACCCTGAATGAAAAAGATTCAACCGCTTTCTTTAAAGCGCGTGCCGAAGGCAAGTATGTGACGTGGAAAGATTTTGAAATTGAAATGCCGAGTCTTCAGATGTTCACGATCAAGGAAGAACCTTACGGTTACACGCTCAAGAGCAAGCATAACGCGCGTGAATCGGTGACCGTTCTTGTGTACACGCGCGATGACGATTTGTATTACAAGACGACGATCGGAAAGAAAGCATCGAATGATTTTAGTCGCATGGTGGAAGCGATCTTTGAAGCCGAAGGGGAAACTACATCGCGTGAAGGAACGGCTTGCAACAGCAAAGCGGTTTCTTGCATTGGCGGCTACGAAAAAGGCACCCCGGGCAAGAACAAAAAGTAATTCGACAAAGACTTAACTAGGGAAAATTTATGGCAGCAGAACTTGGATCGATTGGTACACCTCTGAGCACGAGCGCAACGCGCGTTCTCTTTTGCGGTGCAGGTGAACTCGGCAAGGAAGTCATCATTGAAATGATGCGCCTTGGCGCCGAAACGATTGCCGTGGACCGCTACGCAAACGCTCCGGGTATGCAGGTGGCGCACCGCAGTCATGTAATCAATATGCTCGACGGTGCGGAACTGCGCCGTGTGATCGAAATGGAAAAGCCGGACTACATCGTTCCGGAAGTCGAAGCGATTGCGACGCCGACCCTCGTGGAACTCGAAAAGGAAGGCTACAACGTGATTCCGACCGCCATGGCGACACGTCTCACGATGAACCGCGAAGGCATTCGCCGTCTTGCCGCTGAAGATCTAGGCATTAAGACGTCCCCGTACCGCTTTGCCGATACCGAAGAAGATTTTAAGGCCGCCGTGAAGGCTGTGGGCATTCCGTGCGTCGTAAAGCCCGTGATGAGCTCTTCGGGTCACGGACAGAGCACGGTCAAGTGCGAAGAAGATATCGATAAGGCTTGGAACATTTCTCAGACCGCAGGTCGCACGGGTAAGCCTTCCCGCGTGATCGTCGAAGGTTTTGTGCCGTTCGACTATGAAATTACGATGCTCACCGTGCGTCATGTGGGCGGTACGAGCTTCCTCGAACCGGTCGGTCACCACCAGGTGAGCGGTGACTATCAGGAATCCTGGCAGCCGCAGCCGATGAGTGCCCATGTGCTCGAACAGGCTCACGACATTGCCAAAAAGGTGACGGACGCTCTCGGCGGTCGTGGCATCTTTGGCGTGGAGCTTTTTGTGTGCGGCGAAGAAGTGCTTTTTAGCGAAGTGAGCCCGCGTCCGCATGACACCGGCATGGTGACTCTCATTTCCCAGGATCTTTCGGAATTTGCCTTGCACGCTCGTGCAATCCTCGGGCTTCCGATTCCGAACATCGCATTCCGCGGTCCGTCCGCTTCCAAGGCAATCGTTGTTGAAGGCGAATCGGATAAGGTGCGATTTAGCAATCTCGCCAAAGTCCTCGAAACTCCGGATACGGGCATTCGCCTGTTCGGTAAGCCGCAGGTGGGCGGTCACCGTCGGATGGGCGTTTTGCTTGCCCGCGCGAACTCCGTCGAAAAGGCGGTGGAAACGGTAAAGGAAATGCGCGAAAAGCTGAGCGTCGAACTATAGGAATATTTTGGAAAGGAGGGCTCATGTCCGCTCCGCGTAAGTTGCTTTTGTTGGATTCGTTTGCACTCGCGTTCCGCATGTTTTATGCGTATGCGAAAAATCCGTTGGTGAATAAAGACGGCTTGGATGTTTCCCTGGTGCACGGTTACTGGGGCGCTGTACTTCGCATTCTCGCCAAGCATAAGCCGACGCATTTTGCAATTGTGACAGATGTAGGCGCGCCGACGTTTCGGCATGAACTTTACCCGGAATACAAGGCGAATCGCGGTCCGATGCCCGAAGAAATGGCCAAACAGATGCCGCTCCTCGAAGAAATCATCAAGGTCAGCGGAATTCCACTGCTTTCCGAAAAAGGTTACGAAGCTGACGACGTAATGGCCGCCGCTGCGGAAGTTGCGTACAAAGAAGGTTTTGAACAGATTCTGCTGGTGACAAAGGACAAGGATCTTTCGCAGGTCGTGAACGATCGCATCCATCTTTTCCATTTGGAAAAAGGGGCGGACGGCATCGACTTTGGACCGGAACAGGTCAAGGAAAAGTACGGCATTCCGCCGGAACAGATCCGCGATTATCTCGCTTTGATGGGAGACTCTTCCGATAACGTTCCGGGTGTTGCGAAGGTTGGCCCCAAAACGGCTGTACAGCTTTTGCAGGAATACGGCTCGATCGACAATTTGTATGAGAACCTCGACAAGATTACCAAAAAAGGTTTGCATGACAATCTGGAAAAGGGCAAGGAAAACGCCTTCCTTTCGCGTGAACTGGTAACTATCCAGTCGGCACGCGGATTCAAGGGGACCATGGCAGAGCTTGAATTCAAGGGCATCGAAAGCGATGCGATGGCAAAGCTCTTTAAGGAAAACGAAATTTTTAGTCTGATCCGTTTGCTCGAAGATGTTCCGTCCAAGGCGGGATTTTCGGGTGAACTTCCGAAGCGGCATGCGAAACCGTTTGAAACGGTTGTCGTGCGCACGACCAAGGCTTTTAAGGAAATGATGGAAGCGGTCGAAGGCTCTCCTTCGCCTGCGATTTCTGTGATGTATGACGGTTCGAATCAAATGGAAACACGCATTTCGGGCGTTGCCTTTGCAACGGAACCGGATAAAGGTTTTTACGTGCCGCTCGGTCACACGGACGACATGGGAATTCCGCTGAACAACATCGATACGGAATATTTTTCGGATTGGTTTGTGCCGGCGTTTACGGTTGCGCAAAAGCCGTGGCGTATGTTCGGTGCAAAGACCGCGTTGCATGTGCTATCCTGGTCGATGGATGAACGTGTGGAACCGCATCAGGTTTTGGATGCCCAGATTGGAGCATGGCTCGTTTCCCCGGGGGAATCCAAATACGAGCTTGAAGAACTTTCGATGCGTTATGTGGGCAGGGAAGTTCCCTTAAAAGAAACGCTTGTCGGTCGTGGAAAAAATGAAATCGAATTTTGCCGTGTGTCTGTTGACGATGCAGCGGAATATGCCGCACAGACCGCTGCGGCGATTTATGAACTCTGGGACAAGATCCAGGAAAAGCTTTCTCAGAACGGGCAGCTGAAGCATTTTGAAGAAACGGAAATGCCGATTCTCAAGGTGCTCTTTAACATGGAAGAAAACGGCGCGTCCGTGGACTCCAAGGCTTTGCAGGCGCTTTCCGCAGACTTTTCGACGCGCATCGAAAAAACGGAAGAACTCGTGTACCAGCTTTCGGGTGGAAGCCCGTTCAATATCAGTTCTCCAAAGCAGCTCGCCGAAGTTCTTTACGACGATTTTAAGCTCAAGGTCTTGAAGAAAACGGCGACCGGCCGCAGCACGGACAGCGCTGTTCTCGATCGCCTTTTGAACGAATTCGACCTTTCGGAACAGGAAACACTTTTTATTCAGTCGATTCTGAATTACCGCGAACTGAAAAAGCTTCAGAACACTTACGTGGAAGTTCTCCCGACGCTCGTGAACAAGGAAACGCATCGCATCCACACGAACTTTGTGCAGTGGGGAACGGCGACGGGTCGCCTTTCGAGCCGTGATCCGAACTTGCAAAATATTCCGATCCGTTCTGAAGAAGGGAAAAAGATTCGTGCCGCGTTTGTCCCGGAAGATCCGGTTCATAACGTGATTCTTTCCGCGGACTATTCGCAGATTGAGCTCCGTATGCTCGCCCATTTGAGCGAAGACGAAAAGCTGATCGAAGCTTATAACAGCGGCATGGATATTCACGCGCTCACGGCTTCTGCGGTCTTTGGCAAGGCCCCTTCCGAAGTGACCGCAGACGAACGCCGCCGCGCCAAGGTGGTGAACTTTGGCGTTCTTTACGGCATGACGCCGTTCCGCCTTTCGCGCGATTTGCACATTCCGATGGGCGAAGCGAAGACTTTTATCGACGGTTACTTTAACCTTTACCGTGGCGTGGAAACTTACGTGGAAAAGATTAAACAGTTTGCGCATGAACACGGTTACGTGGAAACTCTCAC
Coding sequences within it:
- the polA gene encoding DNA polymerase I, whose protein sequence is MSAPRKLLLLDSFALAFRMFYAYAKNPLVNKDGLDVSLVHGYWGAVLRILAKHKPTHFAIVTDVGAPTFRHELYPEYKANRGPMPEEMAKQMPLLEEIIKVSGIPLLSEKGYEADDVMAAAAEVAYKEGFEQILLVTKDKDLSQVVNDRIHLFHLEKGADGIDFGPEQVKEKYGIPPEQIRDYLALMGDSSDNVPGVAKVGPKTAVQLLQEYGSIDNLYENLDKITKKGLHDNLEKGKENAFLSRELVTIQSARGFKGTMAELEFKGIESDAMAKLFKENEIFSLIRLLEDVPSKAGFSGELPKRHAKPFETVVVRTTKAFKEMMEAVEGSPSPAISVMYDGSNQMETRISGVAFATEPDKGFYVPLGHTDDMGIPLNNIDTEYFSDWFVPAFTVAQKPWRMFGAKTALHVLSWSMDERVEPHQVLDAQIGAWLVSPGESKYELEELSMRYVGREVPLKETLVGRGKNEIEFCRVSVDDAAEYAAQTAAAIYELWDKIQEKLSQNGQLKHFEETEMPILKVLFNMEENGASVDSKALQALSADFSTRIEKTEELVYQLSGGSPFNISSPKQLAEVLYDDFKLKVLKKTATGRSTDSAVLDRLLNEFDLSEQETLFIQSILNYRELKKLQNTYVEVLPTLVNKETHRIHTNFVQWGTATGRLSSRDPNLQNIPIRSEEGKKIRAAFVPEDPVHNVILSADYSQIELRMLAHLSEDEKLIEAYNSGMDIHALTASAVFGKAPSEVTADERRRAKVVNFGVLYGMTPFRLSRDLHIPMGEAKTFIDGYFNLYRGVETYVEKIKQFAHEHGYVETLTGRRRAILGIDSSDRTECQMAERMAVNTPVQGSAADLIKTAMIRVAKRIEEDSLPLTMMLQVHDELVFECPKDRVEEMGKIVQSEMQSAMELKVPLVASVGYGANWLEAH
- the purT gene encoding formate-dependent phosphoribosylglycinamide formyltransferase, whose product is MAAELGSIGTPLSTSATRVLFCGAGELGKEVIIEMMRLGAETIAVDRYANAPGMQVAHRSHVINMLDGAELRRVIEMEKPDYIVPEVEAIATPTLVELEKEGYNVIPTAMATRLTMNREGIRRLAAEDLGIKTSPYRFADTEEDFKAAVKAVGIPCVVKPVMSSSGHGQSTVKCEEDIDKAWNISQTAGRTGKPSRVIVEGFVPFDYEITMLTVRHVGGTSFLEPVGHHQVSGDYQESWQPQPMSAHVLEQAHDIAKKVTDALGGRGIFGVELFVCGEEVLFSEVSPRPHDTGMVTLISQDLSEFALHARAILGLPIPNIAFRGPSASKAIVVEGESDKVRFSNLAKVLETPDTGIRLFGKPQVGGHRRMGVLLARANSVEKAVETVKEMREKLSVEL